GCCTCAGGGCGGCGGCGCGCTTCCAGCGACTGAGCCGCGCGTAGAGCCCCAGCGAGAGCCCGCCGACCGCGTCGATCATCCCCGCCCAGGGCGTGTCGTAGACGACAGGCATGACGGGCCCGGCCGGCTCGAAGCCCCCCGCGGCGAGCTCGGCGAGGAACTCCTCGCGCGTGTACTCGATCTTGTGGTCCGGATCGGAGAACGCGAAGAGACCGGCCTCGCGCAGCCGCCGCCGCCAGGAGGTGTCGCGGTTCGGACCCGAGACGAGCAGCCGCCCGGGCGGCCTCAGCACGCGCCGGATCTCGGTGAGCACGTGCACGCGCGGATGCAGATGCTCGATCACGTCGAGGAACAGGACCACGTCGAAGCTCGCGTCGGGAAACGGGAAGGATCGCGTCAGGTCCCACGCGAGCAACCGGACGTTGCGCAGGCCCAGCGCC
The window above is part of the Candidatus Methylomirabilota bacterium genome. Proteins encoded here:
- a CDS encoding methyltransferase domain-containing protein; amino-acid sequence: GKGVGVRLVKYTGKSRHFIHPKHLVEAPWHDWYVEHLVPSDVLLDVGCANGAHTVRAARRVRSVVGVDYDVGQLRVAAATTRALGLRNVRLLAWDLTRSFPFPDASFDVVLFLDVIEHLHPRVHVLTEIRRVLRPPGRLLVSGPNRDTSWRRRLREAGLFAFSDPDHKIEYTREEFLAELAAGGFEPAGPVMPVVYDTPWAGMIDAVGGLSLGLYARLSRWKRAAALRRPAESTGFRVVARVVP